A section of the Pimelobacter simplex genome encodes:
- a CDS encoding sugar phosphate isomerase/epimerase family protein: protein MTSGAGRSAGGPGGRPRIGLSTSSVYPESTAHAFAYAASVGYEAVEVMVGIDALSQQTDAVRQLSDHHDLPISAIHAPCLLFTQRVWGVEPWGKLERSAATAKAVGAEVVVVHPPFRWQREYARDFVNGIAALEESSGIAFAVENMYPWRASKRRMEMYLPSWDPSEEEYANTTIDLSHAAIAQSDPVAMAERLGRRLRHIHLTDGTDSAKDEHLVPGRGDMGAAAFLRHLATTGFAGEVVLEINTRRCTTREEREADLRESLEFAVEHLTVVPAEVEPGGDQP, encoded by the coding sequence ATGACCTCCGGGGCGGGGCGATCGGCAGGCGGACCGGGAGGTCGGCCGAGGATCGGCCTGTCCACCAGCTCGGTCTACCCCGAGTCGACCGCGCACGCGTTCGCCTATGCCGCCTCCGTCGGCTACGAGGCCGTCGAGGTGATGGTCGGCATCGACGCGCTCTCCCAGCAGACCGATGCGGTGCGCCAGCTCTCCGACCACCACGACCTGCCGATCTCCGCGATCCACGCGCCCTGCCTGCTGTTCACGCAGCGGGTCTGGGGGGTGGAGCCGTGGGGCAAGCTCGAGCGCTCGGCCGCGACGGCCAAGGCGGTGGGCGCCGAGGTGGTCGTGGTGCACCCGCCGTTCCGCTGGCAGCGCGAGTACGCGCGGGACTTCGTCAACGGCATCGCCGCGCTGGAGGAGTCGTCGGGCATCGCGTTCGCGGTCGAGAACATGTACCCCTGGCGGGCCTCCAAGCGCCGGATGGAGATGTACCTCCCGAGCTGGGATCCCTCCGAGGAGGAGTACGCCAACACCACGATCGACCTGTCCCACGCGGCGATCGCGCAGTCCGACCCGGTCGCGATGGCCGAGCGGCTGGGCCGGCGGCTTCGGCACATCCACCTCACCGACGGCACCGACTCGGCCAAGGACGAGCACCTCGTGCCGGGGCGCGGTGACATGGGGGCGGCCGCGTTCCTGCGGCACCTGGCGACGACAGGCTTCGCCGGCGAGGTCGTGCTGGAGATCAACACCCGCCGCTGCACGACGCGCGAGGAGCGCGAGGCCGACCTGCGCGAGTCGCTGGAGTTCGCGGTGGAGCACCTCACCGTCGTACCGGCTGAGGTCGAACCCGGGGGCGACCAGCCGTGA
- a CDS encoding VOC family protein, whose product MRLDHLSYAAGPDGLESTATRLGTAIGREFVDGGVHPRFGTRNMILPLTDGTYLEVVEALDHPASDKAPFGQAVKARSALGGGWLGWAVAVPDITVVEERLGRPAVPGSRHRPDGTELRWKQIGINGLIADPQLPFFLQWDIPSDLHPSTGADGTVSLAGIEIAGDPQRVSEWLGETVEAPLEDVKVEWVAPHGTPGILAAQVLTPNGIVRI is encoded by the coding sequence ATGCGCCTCGACCATCTCTCCTACGCGGCAGGTCCCGACGGACTCGAGAGCACGGCGACCCGCCTGGGCACCGCGATCGGCCGTGAATTCGTCGACGGCGGTGTGCACCCCCGCTTCGGCACGCGCAACATGATCCTGCCGCTGACCGACGGCACCTACCTCGAGGTCGTCGAGGCACTCGACCACCCCGCCTCCGACAAGGCGCCCTTCGGCCAGGCCGTCAAGGCCCGCTCCGCGCTGGGCGGCGGCTGGCTCGGCTGGGCGGTCGCGGTCCCCGACATCACCGTCGTCGAGGAGCGCCTCGGCCGCCCCGCCGTCCCGGGCTCGCGGCACCGCCCCGACGGCACCGAGCTGCGCTGGAAGCAGATCGGCATCAACGGCCTCATCGCCGACCCGCAGCTGCCGTTCTTCCTCCAGTGGGACATCCCGTCCGACCTGCACCCGTCCACCGGCGCCGACGGCACCGTGTCCCTGGCCGGCATCGAGATCGCCGGTGACCCCCAGCGGGTCAGCGAGTGGCTCGGCGAGACGGTCGAGGCCCCGCTCGAGGACGTCAAGGTCGAGTGGGTCGCCCCGCACGGCACGCCCGGCATCCTCGCCGCCCAGGTGCTGACGCCGAACGGCATCGTCCGCATCTGA
- a CDS encoding Ppx/GppA phosphatase family protein, which yields MRLGVLDIGSNTGHLLVVDAHGGAAPLPAYSYKEPLRLAEHLDDNGDVSPTGIAALTAFTAQALVVAEEKGCEEMLSFATSAVRDAGNAEDVLAHVEAETGVRIEVLPGEDEARLTFLAVRRWFGWSAGRLAVFDIGGGSLEIAAGSDERPDVAWSLPLGAARLARAEFAEQPDDEALRQIRRRIRADIARDAGHLLRAGTTHRASATSKTFRSLARICGAAPSQDGPLVPRTLPLSELRQWIPKLVAMTSEELAALPGVSPSRTHQIVPGALVAEACMDIFDLHELEICPWALREGVILERLDKLSVTDEP from the coding sequence ATGCGTCTGGGCGTGCTCGACATCGGTTCGAACACCGGTCATCTGCTCGTGGTCGACGCCCACGGCGGGGCCGCGCCGCTGCCGGCGTACTCCTACAAGGAGCCGTTGCGGCTGGCCGAGCACCTCGACGACAACGGTGACGTGTCCCCGACGGGGATCGCCGCGCTGACCGCGTTCACCGCGCAGGCGCTGGTGGTCGCCGAGGAGAAGGGCTGCGAGGAGATGCTGTCGTTCGCCACCTCGGCGGTGCGCGACGCGGGCAACGCCGAGGACGTGCTGGCGCACGTCGAGGCCGAGACCGGGGTGCGGATCGAGGTGCTGCCGGGGGAGGACGAGGCGCGCTTGACCTTCCTGGCCGTACGACGCTGGTTCGGCTGGTCGGCGGGGCGGCTGGCGGTGTTCGACATCGGTGGCGGCTCGCTCGAGATCGCGGCGGGTTCGGACGAGCGTCCTGATGTGGCGTGGTCGCTGCCGCTGGGGGCGGCACGGCTGGCGCGGGCGGAGTTCGCCGAGCAGCCGGACGACGAGGCGCTGCGCCAGATCCGGCGGCGGATCCGGGCCGACATCGCGCGCGATGCGGGTCACCTCCTGCGCGCCGGTACGACGCACCGCGCGTCGGCCACCTCCAAGACGTTCCGCTCGCTCGCCCGGATCTGCGGGGCGGCGCCGTCCCAGGACGGGCCGCTGGTGCCGCGGACGCTGCCGCTGAGCGAGCTGCGGCAGTGGATCCCCAAGCTGGTGGCGATGACGTCCGAGGAGCTCGCCGCGCTGCCGGGGGTCTCGCCGAGCCGCACCCACCAGATCGTGCCGGGGGCGCTGGTCGCCGAGGCCTGCATGGACATCTTCGACCTGCACGAGCTCGAGATCTGTCCCTGGGCGCTGCGGGAGGGCGTCATCCTCGAGCGGCTCGACAAGCTCAGCGTCACCGACGAGCCATGA